One Rossellomorea aquimaris DNA window includes the following coding sequences:
- a CDS encoding rhodanese-related sulfurtransferase, which yields MKNYRVLLYYNYVAIENPEEVTAQHKQLCEELGLMGRILISSEGINGTCSGTIEQTDAYMEAMRKDPHFSDTVFKIDEADGHAFKKLKVKHRPELVTLRLEDDVNPNELTGKYLEPKDFFEQIQQEDTILLDARNDYEYELGHFRGAVKPDIKNFRDLPNWVRDNKDKLEGKKIITYCTGGIRCEKFSGWLVKEGFEDVAQLHGGIVTYGQDPEVKGQLWDGQLYVFDERIGVPVNQTEHVVVGKDYYTGEPCERYVNCAHPPCNRKILCTEENEHKYMRSCSDECRKSPENRYIKEHGLTEEEVAERLAVIEREKETATI from the coding sequence ATGAAAAATTATCGAGTACTTCTGTATTACAACTATGTAGCCATTGAGAATCCCGAGGAGGTCACGGCACAACATAAACAATTGTGCGAGGAGCTTGGCCTTATGGGACGTATCCTGATTTCATCTGAAGGAATCAACGGAACATGTTCCGGTACGATCGAACAGACAGATGCTTATATGGAAGCGATGAGAAAGGATCCTCACTTCTCGGACACTGTGTTCAAAATTGACGAAGCTGATGGTCATGCCTTCAAGAAATTGAAAGTGAAGCACCGTCCAGAACTTGTGACACTTCGTCTTGAAGATGATGTGAATCCGAATGAACTCACAGGTAAATACCTTGAGCCAAAGGATTTCTTTGAACAAATCCAGCAGGAAGATACGATTCTTCTTGATGCACGTAACGACTATGAATATGAATTGGGACACTTCAGAGGAGCCGTGAAGCCGGATATCAAAAACTTCCGTGATCTTCCAAACTGGGTCCGTGATAATAAAGATAAACTGGAAGGCAAGAAAATCATTACGTATTGTACAGGTGGTATCCGCTGTGAAAAATTCTCAGGTTGGTTAGTGAAAGAAGGCTTTGAGGATGTAGCACAGCTTCATGGTGGAATCGTCACTTACGGGCAAGACCCTGAAGTGAAAGGTCAGCTATGGGACGGTCAGCTTTATGTATTCGACGAGCGTATCGGTGTTCCAGTCAACCAGACAGAGCATGTCGTTGTCGGAAAAGACTACTACACAGGTGAACCTTGTGAGCGCTACGTAAACTGTGCGCACCCGCCTTGTAACCGAAAAATCCTTTGCACTGAAGAAAACGAGCATAAGTATATGAGAAGCTGCTCTGATGAATGCCGCAAGAGCCCTGAAAACCGCTACATTAAAGAGCATGGTTTGACGGAGGAAGAAGTGGCAGAGCGTTTGGCAGTGATTGAACGTGAGAAGGAAACAGCGACGATCTAA
- a CDS encoding S8 family serine peptidase, whose translation MKKRFSQASIISIVLVFILSIFVSGAMANSNAKTPQAQTPPDLAEIFGNIDTTSSKSTTVIVEIEEESLVESKHKGKKQSKANLTNARNQVKKNVKGVTKSSKVKREYDYVFSGFSLEVAADEIPNLLSVPGVKAVYPDVTYTVTGSEGISIEQDAYHPEMANSAPFIGADQVWNAGYTGEGVTVAVIDTGVDYTHPDLDQAFGDYKGWDFVDNDGDPQETPIGDPRGEETAHGTHVSGTVAANGNIKGVAPDATLLGYRVLGPGGSGTTENVVAAIEKAVQDGADVMNLSLGNSLNNPDWATSIALDWAMAEGVVAVTSNGNSGPDNWTVGSPGTSRDAISVGATQLPYNVYTSEVTTTGGVTYESDKVMGFPSDEELLSLDGNEYEFVHVGLGGPEDFAGKDVEGKIALISRGAYPFVDKAANANAAGAAGAIIYNNVPGEFTFEIPGMEVPTIKMSLEDGNKMLSELEKGNKKVSFELEFAREIGETMADFSSRGPVMDTWMIKPDVSAPGVNIVSTVPTHNPENPYGYASYQGTSMASPHVAGAAALLLEAHGDWNVDDIKSSLMNTAENLYDAEGVQYPHNTQGTGSIRPLDALHTETLVSPGSHSFGVFSKDKGKQVEKQHFTVKNLSSKKKTYSFDVNFEGDPKGIKVSTSKNLKVNGNQSKKVNLRVQVDAGKLEPGYYEGTIQVSDGVSSFEVPAILFVKEPDYPRITSLDVTKTDEGYDLEVYLPGGAEEAVIWVYSADPFAYIGDGPVFTNLKKEYNTLKWDGKINGQDLAPGSYYFFVNAKKGEQEDYVNSDIIVVE comes from the coding sequence ATGAAAAAACGGTTTTCACAAGCATCTATCATTTCAATTGTCCTGGTATTTATTCTTTCCATCTTTGTATCAGGAGCAATGGCAAACTCGAATGCAAAGACACCTCAAGCTCAAACACCACCGGATTTAGCCGAAATCTTCGGAAACATCGATACAACATCTTCAAAGTCTACCACCGTTATTGTTGAAATAGAGGAAGAATCCTTAGTCGAATCAAAACATAAAGGGAAAAAACAATCCAAAGCGAATTTGACAAACGCACGAAATCAAGTAAAGAAGAATGTTAAAGGAGTAACAAAATCCAGCAAAGTAAAACGTGAATACGATTATGTTTTCTCTGGATTTTCTTTAGAAGTAGCTGCTGATGAAATTCCAAACCTATTATCTGTACCAGGAGTAAAAGCAGTGTATCCTGATGTTACATATACAGTGACAGGGTCTGAAGGGATTTCCATTGAACAAGACGCTTATCATCCTGAAATGGCTAATAGCGCTCCCTTCATTGGGGCCGATCAGGTATGGAATGCTGGGTATACGGGAGAAGGAGTAACCGTTGCAGTCATTGATACAGGGGTCGATTATACACACCCCGATTTAGATCAGGCATTCGGAGATTATAAAGGTTGGGATTTCGTCGATAATGACGGAGATCCACAAGAAACACCCATCGGAGACCCGCGTGGAGAAGAAACGGCTCATGGAACTCATGTGTCTGGAACAGTAGCGGCGAATGGAAATATTAAAGGAGTAGCACCTGATGCCACTCTATTAGGATATCGTGTTCTAGGGCCGGGTGGCAGCGGAACGACAGAAAATGTTGTTGCAGCCATTGAAAAAGCGGTTCAGGACGGGGCAGATGTCATGAATCTATCACTTGGAAACAGCTTGAATAATCCAGATTGGGCAACGAGTATTGCATTGGATTGGGCAATGGCTGAAGGGGTAGTGGCTGTTACATCAAATGGGAACTCAGGTCCTGATAATTGGACAGTCGGTTCGCCAGGTACTTCACGAGATGCCATTTCTGTAGGAGCGACTCAGCTGCCTTACAATGTATACACGTCTGAAGTAACGACAACTGGTGGTGTAACCTACGAATCTGATAAAGTAATGGGCTTCCCGAGTGACGAGGAACTATTATCCCTTGATGGGAATGAATATGAATTTGTCCATGTCGGTTTAGGCGGACCAGAGGATTTTGCAGGAAAAGATGTAGAAGGTAAGATTGCTCTTATCAGTCGTGGAGCATATCCTTTTGTTGATAAAGCAGCCAATGCAAATGCTGCAGGAGCAGCAGGAGCGATCATCTATAATAACGTACCGGGAGAATTCACATTTGAAATTCCAGGTATGGAAGTACCGACCATTAAAATGTCTTTAGAAGATGGTAATAAAATGCTTTCTGAATTGGAAAAAGGAAATAAAAAAGTTTCATTTGAACTGGAGTTTGCTCGTGAAATCGGGGAAACAATGGCTGATTTCTCATCTCGTGGTCCTGTTATGGATACATGGATGATCAAGCCTGATGTTTCAGCTCCCGGGGTGAACATTGTAAGTACAGTTCCAACTCATAATCCTGAAAATCCTTATGGTTATGCTTCTTATCAAGGTACCAGTATGGCATCTCCACACGTAGCAGGGGCTGCTGCGCTTTTACTTGAAGCTCATGGGGACTGGAATGTAGACGATATTAAATCATCACTGATGAATACAGCTGAAAACTTATATGATGCAGAGGGAGTCCAATATCCTCATAATACTCAAGGAACGGGCAGTATCAGACCTCTGGATGCACTCCATACAGAAACCCTTGTGTCACCTGGAAGCCATTCTTTTGGTGTATTTAGTAAAGACAAAGGAAAACAAGTAGAAAAGCAGCATTTTACAGTCAAAAATTTATCAAGTAAAAAGAAAACTTATAGCTTTGATGTGAACTTTGAAGGGGATCCCAAAGGTATAAAAGTTTCCACAAGCAAAAATCTTAAAGTGAATGGTAATCAGTCGAAAAAGGTAAATCTGCGTGTCCAAGTAGATGCTGGTAAGTTAGAACCTGGTTACTACGAAGGAACGATACAGGTTTCTGATGGAGTATCTTCATTTGAAGTACCTGCGATCCTCTTCGTAAAAGAGCCGGACTACCCTCGAATTACCAGTTTAGACGTCACTAAAACCGACGAAGGCTATGATTTAGAAGTTTACCTTCCAGGCGGAGCAGAAGAAGCGGTCATCTGGGTTTACAGTGCTGACCCATTCGCTTATATCGGGGATGGACCTGTATTTACAAATCTAAAAAAAGAATATAACACCTTGAAATGGGATGGTAAAATTAATGGGCAGGATCTGGCTCCTGGAAGTTACTATTTCTTCGTGAATGCGAAAAAAGGTGAACAGGAAGATTATGTGAATAGTGATATCATTGTGGTGGAATAG
- a CDS encoding penicillin-binding transpeptidase domain-containing protein, translating to MYRKVILVCLFVTFSLLVAGCQEKPKPDDRLQEYVDLWNKEKFESMFSEYLDSSTKESFKKEDFVTRYKDIYEDLEVKDVKVTFKKPEKDVDWDKESKAGFPLTVSFNTLAGEVSYEKEITLTKEKQGEDENWFVEWEPSFILPEMEKGDKVGVESISAKRGDILDRNQQPLAMNGEAFELGIVPKEFNESDLSKLSSLLDMSAESIQGMLDQSWVKPEFFVPIKKIALTERPLALEVIELGGLYSKRVPAREYPYGESAAHLTGYIGKLTAEKLEKLKGEGYTAQSLMGLSGAEEVYEDQLRGKDGQRIYLKKEESEEVVTVAEQPVEDGKNITLTIDAEMQKKLYEQMKSETGTAAALNPQTGEALALVSTPAYNPNELVLGMSSEKYKKLADDPKKPFRNRFPIAYSPGSTMKGITASVGLKSGKLDPNKIYDITGKKWQKDDSWGNYKVVRVFDNESKVDLESALKFSDNIYFARVGLEMGADTFIAGLKDFGFEEGIPSSYPIYKSQISNDGTISKEVQLADSAFGQGEVLMSIVHLASAYGGIINDGNMMKPRLLKDEEHEVWKENLLKKEQADMLKTDLRKVVTEGIAGKASVKGKAIAGKTGTAEIKAEQGTTGTENGLFVSYDQNDPTMVLAVLLEDVEEAGGSTHTVEVTKRFYDSW from the coding sequence ATGTATAGAAAAGTCATTCTGGTTTGTCTCTTTGTCACTTTCAGTCTGTTGGTTGCCGGATGTCAAGAGAAGCCAAAGCCTGATGATCGTTTACAGGAATACGTCGATCTTTGGAATAAAGAAAAGTTTGAAAGCATGTTCAGCGAGTATCTAGACTCTTCAACTAAAGAGTCGTTTAAGAAAGAAGATTTCGTCACAAGATACAAGGACATCTATGAAGATTTAGAAGTGAAGGATGTAAAGGTAACTTTTAAAAAGCCGGAAAAAGATGTGGATTGGGACAAAGAATCAAAAGCGGGATTTCCTTTGACTGTTTCATTCAACACTTTGGCTGGTGAGGTTTCGTACGAAAAAGAAATAACCTTAACAAAAGAAAAACAAGGTGAAGATGAAAATTGGTTTGTAGAATGGGAGCCTTCTTTTATCCTGCCGGAAATGGAAAAGGGAGATAAAGTAGGCGTGGAGAGTATATCTGCTAAGCGTGGCGACATACTTGACCGGAATCAACAGCCCCTTGCGATGAATGGAGAAGCATTTGAACTGGGGATCGTCCCGAAAGAGTTTAACGAGAGTGACTTAAGTAAGTTGTCATCCTTGCTTGATATGTCAGCGGAATCCATTCAGGGTATGTTGGATCAAAGCTGGGTGAAGCCGGAATTCTTTGTTCCCATTAAAAAGATCGCCCTCACAGAGCGACCTTTAGCTCTGGAAGTTATAGAACTAGGTGGTCTGTACTCTAAGCGGGTGCCTGCAAGGGAATACCCATATGGGGAATCTGCCGCCCACCTGACGGGATATATAGGAAAGCTTACTGCAGAAAAGTTGGAGAAACTAAAAGGTGAAGGCTATACAGCTCAGTCATTAATGGGTCTTAGCGGTGCAGAAGAAGTATATGAAGATCAATTAAGAGGAAAAGATGGTCAGCGGATTTATTTAAAAAAAGAAGAGTCTGAAGAAGTAGTGACCGTTGCAGAACAACCGGTGGAAGATGGCAAAAACATCACCTTGACCATAGATGCCGAAATGCAAAAGAAGCTTTATGAACAGATGAAGAGTGAAACAGGAACGGCTGCCGCTCTTAATCCGCAGACAGGTGAAGCATTGGCCCTTGTGAGCACACCTGCTTATAATCCAAATGAGCTTGTACTGGGAATGTCTTCTGAGAAGTATAAGAAGCTTGCAGATGATCCGAAAAAGCCGTTCCGTAATCGTTTCCCTATTGCTTATTCTCCCGGTTCAACGATGAAGGGGATCACCGCTTCGGTTGGATTGAAATCCGGAAAGTTAGATCCAAATAAGATCTATGATATTACGGGGAAGAAGTGGCAAAAGGATGATTCTTGGGGGAATTACAAGGTCGTCCGTGTCTTTGATAATGAGAGTAAAGTGGACTTGGAAAGTGCGTTGAAATTCTCGGATAACATCTATTTTGCCCGTGTGGGATTAGAGATGGGGGCAGATACCTTTATTGCCGGATTAAAGGACTTTGGTTTTGAAGAGGGAATTCCATCTTCCTATCCAATTTATAAATCGCAAATCTCCAACGATGGAACCATCTCCAAAGAAGTCCAACTGGCTGATTCAGCCTTTGGTCAAGGGGAAGTTCTCATGAGCATCGTTCACCTGGCCAGCGCCTATGGAGGAATCATCAACGATGGGAATATGATGAAGCCGAGACTTCTAAAGGATGAAGAACATGAGGTTTGGAAAGAAAACTTGCTGAAGAAAGAGCAAGCAGACATGCTGAAAACAGATTTGCGAAAAGTTGTTACTGAAGGAATTGCCGGAAAAGCAAGTGTAAAAGGGAAAGCAATCGCCGGTAAAACCGGTACGGCAGAAATTAAGGCTGAACAAGGGACAACAGGGACAGAAAATGGATTATTTGTCTCGTATGATCAGAATGACCCGACGATGGTGCTCGCCGTGCTTCTTGAAGACGTAGAAGAAGCGGGAGGCAGTACGCATACGGTAGAAGTGACGAAGAGGTTTTATGATAGCTGGTAA
- a CDS encoding 5'-nucleotidase C-terminal domain-containing protein, with amino-acid sequence MKKQLLILTTILAMLVSYIAPIGSVASASDYLTVQEAIENNTGTGTVSGYIVGHTKATNSYNFEGDFSNDYNIAIADSVDETDPSEILPVQLPTAFRAKFGLKTNPDNIGKKVIITGNLAAYFQVPGLKDATAMSFEGEQPDEPTPYEGIEGLRIHDIQGESHASPYNTEKVKGVEGIVTHVVDASNFYMQDAQPDDNDKTSEALLVYKPAHGVNVGEAVSVDGQVKEWVLDGYSEKLDTDLAMTEINAQYGNVIVTSADNELPESLVIGEDLIPPTEVIDNDQFSEFDPGQDGIDFYESVEGMRVSLDSPTVTGPQKYGEVPVITEKVDGKAYTKEGAPLLTKENQNPERMFLLLNNRDYVAKTGDQFNGTVTGVVSYGFSNFKILVNEESLPELSEREFTSEVTTIEKEEDKLTVAGYNIENFAASDTEKRDKLAKSMVENLNSPDIIGLVEVLDESGTTDDGVVKADANYKALSDAIAGFGGPTYAWTEVAPENKVDGGVPGGNIRVGYLYNPERVTLVEATKGDATTAVAYEDGALTLNPGRIDPTNPAFDDSRKPLAAQFNFNGEDVIVINNHFNSKGGDQPLFGKNQPPVLGSEEQRLQIAEIVNSFVADIHEKNENANVVVMGDLNDFEYSAPLQTLKGDVLTNLIETLPVSERYTYTYQGNAQVLDHMLVSNRLAAGAEYDIVNFNSPYMEEHGRASDHDPFVGQFDLSVENNDEFDLSIMHTNDTHAHVEGYPRLFTAVNEIRTEKENSLLLDAGDVFSGTLYFRQYEGLADLWFMNQLGFDAMTLGNHEFDKDSATLVNFIKEMNFPMVSSNVTVSGDADLEPLVKNEIGTPGEGGNIYPAMIKEVDGEKVGIFGLTTPDTEFISNPGEHVVFENAVEKSTATIEMLENEGVNKIIVLSHLGYSNDLELAEEVDGLDIIVGGHSHTVLDEPVVIDKEEPTLIVQAGEYLNLLGLLDITFNAEGVVTSHTGEVLDLENYDEDAEALAKVQEYKAPLEELKREVVGKTEVALNGERADVRRKETNLGNLIADGMVAKANESVKTHIGLQNGGGIRASIDAGDITLGEVLTTMPFGNNLVTLDLTGKEILDALEHSVARIEGTDAPGEFLQVSGINYKYDVNKPAGERVWFVEVKTDNGFEELDPEMMYSVATNAFTASGGDGYTMFKEAKEDGRQTELFVVDFEVFTSYLEKNSPISPEVEGRIVQEAAPEESTEFDLSIMHTNDTHAHVEGYPRLFTAVNEVRSEKENALLVDAGDVFSGTLYFRQYSGLADLWFMNELGYDAMTLGNHEFDKDSKTLADFIKEMNFPMVSSNVTVTGDEELEPLVKNEIGNPGEGGNIYPAIIKEVDGEKVGIFGLTTPETEFLSSPGESVVFEDAAEKSAATVEMLQNEGVNKIIVLSHLGYSYDLELAEAIDGIDVIVGGHSHTVLEEPVVIEKEEPTLIVQAGEYLNLLGLLDVTFNAEGVVTSHEGEVLDLESYEEDAEALAKVNEFKAPLEEIKNEVVGKTKVALNGERADVRTKETNLGNLIADAMVAKANESVKTHIGLQNGGGIRASIDKGKITLGEVLTTMPFGNNLVTLDLTGQELLDALEHGVSGVETGEGRFLQVSGINFKYDINKPVGERVWFVEVKTDKGFEKIKTDKMYTVATNAFTADGGDGYTMFKTAKDEGRMTELYQVDYEVFTDYLAKNKKVAPKVEGRIIQEVQQDDSDDGDWQDDFFDFIKKLKNWLCTLFGLCGKP; translated from the coding sequence GTGAAAAAACAGTTGTTAATCCTGACAACGATTCTGGCAATGCTTGTCAGTTATATTGCTCCTATTGGTTCAGTTGCTTCTGCATCCGATTATTTAACGGTTCAGGAAGCTATTGAGAATAATACAGGTACAGGAACTGTATCGGGGTATATTGTTGGGCATACAAAAGCTACCAACAGTTATAATTTTGAAGGTGATTTTAGTAATGATTACAATATTGCCATTGCGGATAGTGTGGATGAAACGGATCCTTCCGAAATTCTTCCAGTTCAACTGCCGACTGCTTTCCGGGCGAAATTTGGCCTCAAGACAAATCCAGACAATATCGGCAAAAAAGTCATCATTACAGGAAATCTTGCCGCCTATTTTCAGGTTCCAGGTTTAAAAGATGCTACAGCAATGTCCTTCGAAGGCGAACAGCCCGATGAGCCAACACCATATGAAGGCATTGAAGGTTTGCGGATTCACGATATTCAAGGTGAATCACATGCATCACCTTACAATACAGAAAAAGTAAAAGGTGTAGAGGGTATTGTCACCCACGTTGTGGATGCAAGCAATTTCTACATGCAGGATGCTCAACCAGATGATAATGATAAAACATCTGAAGCTTTACTTGTTTATAAGCCAGCTCATGGTGTAAACGTGGGGGAAGCCGTATCGGTTGATGGACAAGTAAAAGAGTGGGTATTGGATGGATACTCCGAAAAACTTGATACAGACCTTGCGATGACTGAAATCAACGCACAGTACGGAAATGTGATTGTCACTTCTGCTGACAATGAACTTCCAGAGTCCCTTGTGATCGGGGAAGATTTAATTCCTCCAACAGAAGTGATCGACAATGATCAATTCAGTGAATTCGATCCCGGGCAGGACGGAATCGATTTTTACGAAAGTGTAGAGGGGATGCGTGTATCTCTGGATAGCCCAACCGTTACTGGACCTCAAAAGTATGGCGAAGTTCCTGTCATTACTGAAAAAGTAGACGGTAAGGCGTATACAAAAGAAGGCGCGCCGCTTTTAACGAAAGAAAATCAAAATCCTGAAAGAATGTTCTTACTTTTAAATAACCGTGATTATGTTGCGAAAACAGGAGATCAATTCAATGGAACAGTAACAGGGGTTGTAAGTTACGGTTTCAGTAACTTTAAGATCCTGGTTAATGAAGAAAGTCTGCCTGAACTATCCGAGCGTGAATTCACATCTGAAGTCACAACGATTGAAAAAGAAGAAGACAAGTTGACCGTTGCAGGTTACAACATTGAAAACTTTGCTGCTTCTGATACGGAAAAACGCGACAAGCTTGCTAAATCAATGGTGGAGAATTTAAACTCTCCTGACATTATCGGCTTAGTGGAAGTATTAGATGAGAGTGGTACAACGGATGATGGCGTTGTAAAGGCGGATGCCAACTATAAAGCATTAAGTGATGCGATTGCCGGTTTTGGCGGTCCGACTTATGCGTGGACGGAAGTCGCTCCTGAAAATAAAGTAGATGGCGGGGTTCCAGGGGGGAATATACGTGTCGGTTATCTATATAACCCTGAGCGTGTAACCTTAGTGGAAGCAACTAAAGGAGATGCGACTACTGCAGTAGCTTATGAAGATGGTGCTTTAACGTTGAATCCGGGAAGGATCGATCCAACAAATCCTGCATTCGATGATAGCCGCAAACCATTAGCCGCACAGTTCAATTTTAATGGTGAAGACGTTATCGTCATCAATAATCACTTTAACTCTAAAGGTGGAGACCAACCATTATTCGGCAAGAATCAACCACCTGTACTAGGAAGTGAAGAGCAGCGTCTCCAAATCGCTGAAATTGTTAATTCCTTTGTAGCAGATATTCATGAGAAGAACGAAAACGCTAATGTAGTCGTTATGGGAGATTTAAATGATTTTGAATACTCAGCACCTCTGCAAACACTTAAAGGTGATGTGTTGACGAATCTTATTGAGACTCTTCCTGTTAGCGAACGATATACGTACACGTATCAAGGAAATGCACAGGTCCTAGATCACATGTTAGTTTCTAACCGTCTTGCTGCGGGTGCGGAATACGATATCGTAAACTTTAACTCTCCTTATATGGAAGAGCATGGACGGGCAAGTGATCATGACCCGTTTGTAGGACAGTTTGATCTGTCTGTCGAAAATAATGATGAGTTTGACCTTTCGATTATGCACACGAATGATACACACGCACATGTAGAAGGGTATCCTCGTTTATTCACGGCTGTTAATGAAATTCGTACTGAAAAAGAGAATTCACTGTTGCTGGATGCTGGTGACGTATTTTCAGGTACGCTTTACTTCCGTCAATATGAAGGTCTTGCAGATCTCTGGTTCATGAATCAGCTTGGCTTTGATGCCATGACCCTGGGGAATCATGAATTTGATAAAGATTCAGCGACACTTGTTAATTTTATTAAAGAAATGAACTTCCCGATGGTCTCGTCCAACGTTACCGTATCAGGTGACGCAGATTTGGAACCACTGGTGAAAAATGAAATCGGGACTCCAGGTGAAGGTGGAAACATCTATCCGGCAATGATCAAAGAGGTAGATGGGGAAAAGGTTGGAATCTTCGGATTAACGACACCTGATACAGAATTTATCTCTAATCCGGGAGAACATGTTGTTTTTGAAAATGCAGTTGAAAAATCAACGGCTACAATCGAAATGCTCGAGAATGAAGGGGTAAATAAAATCATCGTTCTTTCTCACTTGGGATACTCAAATGATTTAGAGCTGGCTGAAGAGGTAGATGGTCTTGATATCATCGTTGGTGGCCACTCTCATACTGTTCTTGATGAACCGGTGGTCATAGACAAAGAAGAGCCGACCCTTATAGTTCAAGCTGGTGAATACTTAAACCTGCTTGGTTTGTTGGATATAACATTCAATGCTGAAGGTGTCGTAACGAGCCATACAGGCGAAGTGCTGGACCTTGAAAACTACGATGAAGATGCCGAAGCTCTTGCGAAAGTTCAGGAATATAAGGCACCACTTGAGGAATTAAAGAGAGAAGTCGTAGGAAAAACAGAAGTTGCCCTTAACGGGGAACGCGCAGACGTACGAAGAAAAGAAACGAACTTAGGAAACTTAATTGCAGACGGTATGGTTGCAAAAGCAAATGAGTCTGTGAAAACACACATCGGTCTTCAAAACGGTGGCGGGATCCGGGCTTCAATCGACGCTGGTGATATCACTCTTGGAGAAGTCTTAACGACGATGCCATTTGGCAATAATCTAGTTACACTTGATTTAACTGGAAAAGAAATCTTAGATGCCCTTGAGCACAGTGTAGCAAGGATTGAAGGTACAGACGCACCAGGTGAATTCCTCCAAGTATCAGGAATTAACTATAAATATGATGTAAACAAGCCGGCAGGCGAACGGGTTTGGTTTGTTGAGGTGAAAACAGACAATGGATTTGAAGAGTTAGATCCCGAAATGATGTATTCTGTTGCTACTAACGCTTTCACTGCAAGTGGTGGAGACGGATACACCATGTTTAAAGAGGCAAAAGAAGATGGCCGTCAAACAGAATTGTTCGTTGTCGATTTTGAGGTGTTCACATCTTACCTTGAAAAGAACAGCCCGATCTCACCTGAAGTTGAAGGACGGATCGTTCAAGAAGCAGCACCGGAAGAATCGACTGAGTTTGATTTATCCATCATGCATACAAATGACACGCATGCCCATGTGGAAGGATATCCTCGACTGTTCACAGCTGTAAACGAGGTGCGTTCCGAGAAAGAGAATGCTTTGTTAGTAGATGCTGGGGATGTCTTCTCAGGAACTCTTTACTTCCGTCAATATTCAGGTCTTGCAGATCTCTGGTTCATGAATGAACTTGGCTATGATGCCATGACATTAGGGAATCATGAATTTGATAAAGACTCTAAAACATTAGCCGACTTTATTAAAGAAATGAACTTCCCGATGGTTTCCTCAAACGTTACTGTTACAGGTGATGAAGAGCTAGAACCATTAGTGAAGAATGAAATAGGTAATCCTGGTGAAGGTGGTAACATTTATCCGGCCATCATAAAAGAAGTAGATGGAGAGAAAGTAGGTATCTTCGGCTTAACGACTCCAGAAACTGAATTCCTATCAAGTCCAGGGGAAAGCGTGGTATTCGAAGATGCTGCTGAGAAATCAGCTGCTACGGTTGAAATGCTTCAAAATGAAGGTGTAAATAAAATCATCGTTCTTTCTCATTTGGGTTATTCATATGACCTGGAGCTGGCAGAAGCCATTGATGGAATCGACGTTATCGTTGGCGGGCACTCTCACACTGTATTAGAAGAGCCGGTAGTGATTGAGAAGGAAGAACCTACACTGATTGTCCAAGCAGGAGAATATTTAAATCTACTTGGATTATTGGATGTAACCTTTAATGCTGAGGGTGTCGTTACTAGTCATGAAGGTGAGGTCCTCGACCTGGAATCATACGAAGAGGATGCAGAGGCACTTGCGAAAGTAAATGAATTCAAGGCTCCTCTGGAAGAAATTAAAAATGAAGTAGTAGGTAAGACGAAGGTAGCTCTAAATGGTGAACGTGCTGATGTTCGTACGAAAGAAACGAATCTGGGAAATCTTATTGCTGACGCAATGGTAGCAAAAGCGAATGAGTCCGTTAAGACACATATCGGTCTTCAAAATGGGGGCGGTATCCGCGCATCCATCGATAAAGGCAAGATTACATTGGGTGAAGTCTTAACCACGATGCCATTCGGAAATAATCTTGTGACACTGGACTTAACCGGCCAGGAACTTTTAGATGCTCTTGAACATGGTGTAAGCGGGGTAGAAACAGGAGAAGGGCGATTCCTTCAAGTATCAGGAATCAACTTCAAGTATGATATAAACAAACCGGTCGGAGAAAGAGTATGGTTTGTTGAAGTGAAAACAGATAAAGGTTTTGAAAAAATCAAAACCGACAAGATGTATACAGTAGCAACAAATGCCTTTACAGCAGATGGTGGAGACGGGTATACCATGTTTAAAACAGCTAAGGATGAAGGGCGAATGACAGAGTTGTACCAGGTGGACTACGAAGTATTCACTGACTATTTAGCTAAAAACAAAAAAGTGGCTCCTAAAGTAGAAGGCAGAATCATTCAGGAAGTACAGCAGGATGATTCAGATGATGGAGACTGGCAGGATGATTTCTTCGACTTTATCAAGAAATTGAAAAACTGGTTATGCACATTGTTTGGTCTTTGTGGAAAACCATAG